Proteins from one Oryza sativa Japonica Group chromosome 12, ASM3414082v1 genomic window:
- the LOC4351510 gene encoding protein BUD31 homolog 3 encodes MPKIKTSGVKYPDGWELIEPTLSELHSKMREAENDPHDGRRKCEALWPIFKINHQRSRYLYDLYYNRKEISQELYEFCLDQGHADRNLIAKWKKQGYERLCCLRCIQTRDHNFATTCVCRVPKHLREEQVIECVHCGCKGCASGD; translated from the exons ATGCCTAAGATAAAAACAAGTGGTGTGAAATATCCCGATGGGTGGGAGCTTATAGAACCCACCCTCTCAGAGCTCCATTCCAAGATGAGAGAAG CTGAGAATGATCCGCATGATGGGAGAAGGAAGTGCGAGGCACTGTGGCCCATCTTCAAGATCAATCACCAGAGGAGCCGATATCTTTATGACCTATACTACAACAGGAAGGAGATATCCCAGGAGTTGTATGAGTTCTGCCTTGACCAGGGACATGCTGACCGTAACCTCATCGCCAAATGGAAGAAG CAAGGCTATGAGCGTCTCTGCTGCCTGCGCTGTATCCAGACACGAGACCACAACTTTGCGACCACCTGTGTTTGCAGGGTTCCTAAGCACCTAAGGGAAGAACAGGTGATAGAGTGTGTCCACTGTGGTTGCAAAGGTTGTGCTAGTGGTGACTAA